The following coding sequences are from one Rutidosis leptorrhynchoides isolate AG116_Rl617_1_P2 chromosome 11, CSIRO_AGI_Rlap_v1, whole genome shotgun sequence window:
- the LOC139875002 gene encoding uncharacterized protein has translation MKCMGFGLKWINFIRACLSSSSISILIDGPSTMEFSPGRAIHQGDPISRFLFIIAAEGLNILTKRAIVNDQFHFICIGHDKIVVSHLQYADDTIFFGEWSKSNAKNRKWLTILIARPAQLPSLSLDYPSVSLPQKHPLGNQSLKNSINDSRIGKQNPFQTADD, from the exons ATGAAGTGTATGGGATTCGGTCTTAAATGGATCAACTTTATCCGAGCTTGCCTCTCCTCATCTTCCATCTCCATACTCATTGATGGACCCTCGACCATGGAATTCTCCCCAGGTAGGGCCATCCATCAAGGAGATCCAATTTCTCGCTTCCTCTTCATCATAGCAGCTGAAGGTCTCAACATCCTCACAAAGCGTGCAATTGTAAACGACCAATTTCATTTTATTTGCATCGGCCATGACAAGATTGTGGTGTCTCATCTCCAATATGCAGATGACACAATATTCTTTGGAGAATGGAGTAAAAGTAATGCAAAAAAT AGGAAATGGCTAACTATACTGATTGCTCGGCCAGCTCAACTCCCTTCACTTAGCTTGGACTACCCATCGGTCTCCCTTCCACAAAAGCATCCTCTTGGCAACCAATCATTGAAAAATTCGATAAACGACTCTCGGATTGGAAAGCAAAATCCATTTCAAACGGCGGATGACTAA